From Coffea arabica cultivar ET-39 chromosome 2e, Coffea Arabica ET-39 HiFi, whole genome shotgun sequence, the proteins below share one genomic window:
- the LOC113727910 gene encoding uncharacterized protein translates to MEIQSSLTGGNHLTTVVELPLGEAAATFKLEKAVCSHGLFMMAPNFWDPKSKTLQRPLRLSLNLNDPDHQKSVTVKISQPCRPSQSLELQVFGTDSLSSQQQHSLLNQVRRMLRLSEEDNRTVRDFQEIHTEAKEREFGRIFRSPTLFEDMIKCILLCNCQWPRSLSMATALCELQWELQYPLSRDKVHNDTDSRSQTADSEHFIPKTPAGKETKRKMEVQKCPENLANKFTDANAVGEEVSVFKMACDHVLHCSKRVGDGRLINFPQLDDFSCSDGSEPYNCYRMGNFPSPNELASLDESVLARRCNLGYRASRILKLAQLVVQGGIKLGELEETGRQPTLSSYNILAEQLKEIDGFGPFTCANVLMCMGFYHVIPSDSETIRHMKQVHARQTTIKTVDGDLEIIYGKYAPFQFLAYWSEIWSFYEDWFGKLSEMPPTNYKLITATNMRPKRNAKCKRKKISVSEKHLQ, encoded by the exons ATGGAAATCCAGAGCAGCTTAACCGGCGGAAACCACCTGACCACGGTGGTGGAGCTGCCGCTTGGAGAGGCTGCAGCCACATTCAAACTGGAAAAAGCAGTCTGCAGCCATGGGCTATTCATGATGGCACCAAATTTCTGGGACCCAAAATCCAAGACCCTTCAACGCCCTCTTCGTCTCAGCCTCAATCTCAACGACCCTGATCACCAAAAGTCAGTCACCGTCAAAATCTCACAGCCCTGTCGCCCTTCTCAATCCCTCGAACTTCAAGTCTTTGGGACTGATTCTCTATCTTCTCAACAACAACACTCTTTGCTG AATCAAGTAAGGCGAATGCTACGATTGTCAGAGGAAGATAATAGGACTGTGAGGGACTTTCAAGAGATCCACACGGAAGCAAAAGAGAGGGAATTTGGGAGAATATTCCGGTCACCAACCTTGTTCGAGGACATGATTAAGTGTATCCTCCTCTGCAATTGCCA GTGGCCAAGGAGTTTGAGCATGGCTACAGCCCTTTGTGAGCTTCAGTGGGAACTGCAATACCCATTGTCAAGGGATAAAGTTCATAATGACACAGATTCCAGAAGTCAAACAGCTGacagtgagcattttattccAAAAACACCTGCTGGGAAGGAAACAAAGAGAAAGATGGAAGTTCAAAAGTGTCCAGAGAATTTAGCAAACAAGTTTACTGATGCAAATGCTGTCGGTGAAGAAGTTTCAGTGTTCAAAATGGCTTGTGATCATGTTTTACACTGCTCCAAAAGGGTTGGGGATGGAAGGCTAATAAATTTTCCCCAATTGGATGACTTTTCATGTTCAGATGGGTCCGAACCTTATAATTGCTATAGGATGGGTAATTTCCCAAGCCCAAATGAATTAGCAAGTCTTGATGAATCTGTTTTAGCAAGGCGTTGCAATCTTGGTTATCGAGCTAGTCGCATATTGAAACTTGCCCAGCTTGTGGTTCAAGGTGGTATCAAGTTGGGAGAACTTGAAGAAACTGGTAGACAACCAACCTTATCTAGCTACAATATTTTGGCTgagcaattaaaagaaattgatGGATTCGGCCCTTTTACATGTGCTAATGTTCTTATGTGCATGGGATTTTATCATGTCATTCCCTCTGATTCAGAAACAATTAGGCATATGAAACAG GTTCATGCCAGACAGACTACCATCAAGACAGTTGATGGGGATCTCGAAATAATCTATGGAAAGTATGCACCATTTCAGTTTTTGGCATACTG GTCAGAGATATGGAGCTTTTATGAGGATTGGTTTGGGAAGCTAAGTGAAATGCCTCCAACTAACTATAAGCTTATTACTGCAACTAATATGAGACCCAAAAGGAATGCCAAATGTAAGAGGAAAAAGATATCTGTGTCAGAGAAGCATCTTCAGTAA
- the LOC113723740 gene encoding mitogen-activated protein kinase kinase kinase 20-like, translated as MTSVFTATTLKWKKYKKLGAGSYGTVYLAGEANSLFLGRSFAAVKSAEFRHSKETIKEAEFLKEVADNPYIVRCFAEDISIENGKEVYNMLMEYAPGGTLHDLIVAYNVKGSLMPESHAAAYACMLLSGLSHVHRRGLVHCDLKPCNILLFPKINGTDLLHLKIADFGLAKHVWEEDRVELLRRHRGTRVYASPESIMFGMHGTATDVWSLGCTILEMMTGRQTWTDEEMWDLYVEMVQGPSSYIEEQCSAKTPDLKLVDLKDNPQRLRCKEDLQLTISTTELRGA; from the exons ATGACGAGTGTATTCACCGCTACAACTTTGAAGTGGAAGAAGTACAAAAAACTTGGAGCCGGATCGTACGGGACTGTATACTTGGCTGGTGAAGCCAATTCTCTATTCCTGGGACGTTCGTTTGCAGCAGTTAAGAGTGCTGAGTTTCGGCACTCAAAAGAAACTATAAAGGAGGCGGAGTTCTTGAAAGAAGTAGCAGATAATCCCTATATTGTTCGGTGCTTTGCCGAGGATATTAGCATCGAGAATGGAAAAGAAGTTTACAACATGTTAATGGAATATGCACCCGGAGGCACCCTTCATGATCTGATCGTCGCTTACAACGTTAAGGGAAGTCTTATGCCAGAATCCCATGCAGCCGCTTACGCCTGCATGTTGCTTAGTGGTCTTTCCCATGTTCATCGGAGAGGGTTAGTTCACTGTGACTTGAAGCCCTGCAACATCCTCCTTTTCCCAAAAATAAATGGGACTGATTTGCTCCATCTGAAGATCGCTGATTTTGGACTAGCCAAGCACGTTTGGGAGGAGGATCGAGTCGAATTGTTGCGTCGCCATCGTGGCACGCGGGTTTATGCATCGCCGGAGTCCATAATGTTTGGGATGCACGGGACGGCAACCGATGTATGGTCACTTGGATGCACTATCTTGGAGATGATGACGGGAAGGCAAACTTGGACGGACGAGGAGATGTGGGATTTGTATGTTGAGATGGTGCAAGGTCCATCCTCA TATATAGAAGAGCAGTGTTCGGCCAAAACTCCAGATTTGAAGCTGGTAGACTTGAAGGACAACCCACAAAGACTTCGATGCAAAGAAGATCTTCAGCTGACAATATCTACTACAGAACTACGTGGGGCTTGA
- the LOC140003774 gene encoding uncharacterized protein, protein MPDSAEKFGKTHTNTAGVRGESEYVRLVISDEPRTAGDVNLQPQASSRWSLIWWIKAFIWCSSTVIILLVLLKWGLPFLFEKVLMPILQWEATSFGRPTLALVLVASLALFPVFLIPSGPSMWLAGMIFGYGLGFVIIMVGTTVGMVLPYWIGLLFRDKIHQWLKRWPDKAAMIRLAAEGSWFHQFQVVALFRVSPFPYTIFNYAVVVTSMRFWPYLGGSIAGMIPEAFLYIYSGRLIRTFADVKYGNYHLTPLEIIYNVISFVVAIITVVLFTVYTKRKMDELKRAETNDSESAHGNENREMEKLPLEKPKQMSFQS, encoded by the exons ATGCCAGATTCGGctgaaaaatttggaaaaaccCATACAAACACTGCAGGTGTTAGGGGAGAGAGTGAGTATGTGAGGCTTGTTATTTCTGATGAACCTAGAACAGCTGGAGACGTTAATTTGCAACCTCAAGCTTCAAGCAGATGGTCTCTTATTTGGTGGATCAAGGCCTTCATATGGTGTTCAAGCACAGTTATTATTCTTCTTGTTCTTCTCAAATGGGGActtccctttctttttgagaAG GTACTTATGCCTATTCTGCAATGGGAAGCTACTTCTTTTGGTCGTCCAACACTTGCACTGGTGCTTGTTGCTTCTTTGGCACTATTTCCTGTGTTTCTAATTCCATCTGGCCCTTCCATGTGGCTGGCTGGGATGATATTTGGATATGGTCTTGGATTTGTGATAATAATGGTTGGAACCACTGTTGGGATGGTCCTGCCCTATTGGATTGGTTTACTTTTCAGAGACAAAATTCAT CAATGGTTAAAGAGATGGCCCGATAAAGCTGCTATGATCAGACTGGCAGCAGAAGGAAGTTGGTTTCACCAATTTCAAGTGGTTGCCCTGTTCAGGGTCTCGCCATTTCCATATACAATTTTCAACTATGCTGTAGTCGTGACAAGCATGAGATTTTGGCCATACTTAGGTGGATCAATTGCAGGGATGATTCCTGAAGCCTTCCTTTACATCTACAG TGGTCGGCTAATAAGAACATTTGCAGATGTCAAGTACGGGAACTATCATTTGACTCCATTGGAGATAATCTACAATGTCATTTCTTTTGTTGTAGCAATCATCACTGTAGTTCTCTTCACAGTCTACACAAAGAGGAAAATGGATGAACTTAAAAGGGCAGAGACCAATGACTCAGAATCTGCCCATGGCAATGAAAATCGTGAGATGGAGAAGCTTCCTCTTGAAAAGCCCAAGCAAATGAGTTTCCAATCATGA